A window of the Leptospira brenneri genome harbors these coding sequences:
- a CDS encoding ATP-dependent zinc protease, with translation MRFSSHFMKFQFVILGQILPRLFYLFLLGCMVLFANCFGARQVVEKKTDAHIKPIVIPPQYLKPIVGRVEWVEFPNWKLKLRARVDTGAKSCSIHAVNIERVTENGEVFVLFDTFVDEKPVRLKSKFVKEAKVTSTSGVSENRIIISEVMKMGKYKEEVIINLNDRTNLTYPILIGRNYLMGKFLVDVSLSHALGD, from the coding sequence ATGAGATTCTCTAGTCATTTTATGAAATTTCAATTTGTAATATTAGGTCAAATTTTGCCCCGCTTATTTTATTTATTTTTACTTGGGTGTATGGTTTTATTCGCCAATTGTTTTGGAGCAAGGCAAGTGGTTGAAAAAAAAACTGATGCACATATCAAACCAATTGTCATCCCTCCACAGTATTTAAAACCCATCGTTGGTAGAGTGGAATGGGTCGAATTTCCCAATTGGAAACTCAAACTTCGAGCAAGAGTAGATACAGGAGCCAAGTCTTGTTCCATTCATGCCGTCAATATTGAAAGAGTGACTGAAAATGGCGAAGTGTTCGTTTTATTTGATACCTTTGTAGACGAAAAACCGGTTCGATTAAAAAGTAAGTTTGTAAAAGAAGCAAAAGTCACAAGTACTTCGGGTGTTTCTGAAAATAGAATCATCATCAGTGAAGTGATGAAAATGGGAAAGTATAAAGAGGAAGTGATTATCAATTTGAACGATAGAACCAATCTAACTTATCCCATACTCATTGGACGTAATTATCTAATGGGTAAATTTCTCGTGGATGTTTCTTTATCACATGCGTTAGGGGACTAG
- a CDS encoding 7TM domain-containing protein: MDRKTLITISILIILPIISILYKLNIAALSLLPVEVDDTVNLQVVILPKENVAVSEVTFPIPKQFIQSRVLKSNTKIEDLDFRLQKKQFGHLGIWEGEDWHSSIGYYAKIKILPYSHTNPEPEIPQSVGKQNAKEPYYLSLKNFSPEEIRLAKKLFEQIHPYDKDNVAAAKQIYYFISEEVLNTTKDITLSDTIRLNNGSAYTQSILFSLLCRMKGIQARTVAGFDLSKQNPKDSKTKLSFWNEIRIHGKWYFVSTYKNIFAGSVNGYLPLWKSVEERRSLGEDPATFRYTAYITKSNVNRYNFKEYSEEVASSNSFLRYYSLYSLPTPLQNLFRLVILIPIGALVLSVARNMIGIPTFGIFTPILLAMFFYETNLVFGISFFLLMIGLGFFERFALDKYYLLAVPRLSILLTITVLTLILFSVLNEEISFFNQMSVTLFPIVITTIFIERFSIMIIEEGILNTFVTLAGTLFIALISYTIFFFGSLQILFFTHPELLLVVIAIQILLGQYKGYRVSELFRFKEIFK, encoded by the coding sequence TTGGATCGTAAAACTTTAATTACTATTTCCATTCTGATCATATTACCTATCATTTCGATTCTTTATAAATTGAATATTGCTGCGTTGTCCTTACTTCCTGTGGAAGTTGATGATACTGTGAATTTACAGGTGGTCATCCTCCCCAAAGAGAATGTCGCCGTTTCTGAAGTAACCTTCCCCATTCCCAAACAATTCATCCAATCAAGGGTTTTAAAATCCAATACCAAAATTGAAGATTTAGATTTTCGATTACAAAAAAAACAATTTGGTCATTTGGGAATTTGGGAAGGAGAGGATTGGCATTCATCCATCGGATATTATGCAAAAATAAAAATCCTTCCCTACTCACATACGAATCCAGAGCCAGAGATTCCCCAATCGGTGGGAAAACAAAATGCGAAAGAACCATATTATCTTTCTCTCAAGAACTTCTCACCAGAGGAGATTCGTTTGGCAAAAAAATTATTCGAACAGATTCATCCTTACGACAAAGACAATGTTGCTGCCGCCAAACAAATTTATTATTTTATTTCAGAAGAAGTTTTGAATACCACAAAAGACATTACTCTTTCCGATACGATTCGTTTGAACAATGGCAGCGCCTATACACAATCAATTTTGTTTTCATTACTTTGTCGTATGAAAGGAATCCAGGCTCGTACGGTCGCTGGTTTTGATTTATCAAAACAAAACCCAAAAGACAGTAAAACAAAACTCAGTTTTTGGAACGAAATTCGTATCCACGGAAAATGGTATTTTGTATCTACTTACAAAAATATTTTTGCCGGTAGTGTGAATGGATATTTGCCACTTTGGAAATCAGTAGAGGAAAGAAGGTCGCTTGGTGAAGATCCAGCTACCTTCCGTTACACGGCGTATATTACAAAATCGAATGTAAACAGATATAATTTTAAAGAATATAGCGAAGAGGTGGCGTCGAGTAATAGTTTTTTACGTTATTATTCCTTATATAGTTTGCCAACACCTTTGCAAAATTTATTCCGATTGGTGATTCTAATTCCCATTGGAGCTTTGGTATTGTCTGTTGCTAGAAATATGATTGGGATTCCAACCTTTGGAATCTTTACCCCCATTTTGCTCGCTATGTTTTTTTATGAAACCAATTTGGTTTTTGGGATTAGTTTTTTCCTTTTGATGATTGGGTTAGGTTTTTTTGAACGGTTTGCTTTGGATAAATACTATCTACTGGCTGTTCCTAGACTTTCGATTTTGCTTACCATTACTGTTCTTACATTGATTTTGTTTTCTGTTCTGAATGAAGAAATTTCTTTTTTTAATCAAATGAGTGTGACCTTATTTCCTATTGTGATCACTACTATTTTTATAGAAAGGTTTTCGATTATGATCATTGAGGAAGGTATCCTCAATACCTTTGTTACGCTTGCGGGAACTCTATTCATTGCCCTCATTAGTTATACGATATTCTTTTTTGGCTCTTTGCAAATTCTCTTTTTTACACATCCAGAGTTGTTATTGGTTGTGATTGCCATTCAAATCCTTCTTGGCCAATACAAAGGGTATCGAGTATCTGAACTCTTCCGTTTTAAGGAAATTTTTAAGTAG